One segment of Deltaproteobacteria bacterium DNA contains the following:
- a CDS encoding transposase yields the protein MIEGWYNRERLHSSLGNLSPDEYERQTIGA from the coding sequence TTGATCGAGGGCTGGTACAATCGTGAACGCTTGCACTCGTCGCTTGGCAATTTAAGCCCTGACGAGTATGAACGTCAAACCATAGGCGCTTAA